In the genome of Streptomyces sp. NBC_00433, the window GGGTGGGCCGCTATCTGGCGGGCGGGCACGTGGACGGCGCGCTGATCTTCTCGCTGCACGACGACGACTCGCTGCCGGTGATGGCCCGCAAGGCGGGGGTGGCCACCGTGATAGGCGGCCGGCCCGGCTGGTCGGACGCCGAGTCGGGGCCGACCACGCTCTACGTGGACTGCGACAACCGGGGCGGCGCGCGCGACGCCGTACGCCACCTGCTGAACCTCGGCCGCCGGCGCATCGCGCACATCGCGGGTCCGCTGGACCAGACCGCGTCGATCGACCGGCTCGACGGCTTCCGCGACATGCTGCCGCACATCGACCCGGCGATGATCGCCGAGGGCGACTTCACCCCGGAGGGCGGCTCGCAGGCCATGGAGTTGCTGCTGGAGCGCTCTCCCGACCTCGACGCGGTCTTCGCCGCCTCCGACATGATGGCGTCGGGCGCGCTGCGGGTGCTGCGGCAGCGCGGGCTGCGGGTGCCGCAGGATGTGGCGGTGATCGGCTTCGACGACATCGTCTCGGTCGCCGAGTGGACCGACCCGCCACTGACCACGATCCGGCAGGACATCGAGGAGATGGGCCGGATGATGGCGCGGCTGCTGCTGCGCGCCCTGGAGCCGTCCACTCCCGGCACGGTGTCCGCGCTGACCCCCATCGTCACGCCCACCCAACTGGTGGTACGCGCCTCGGCCTGACGGGGACCGCCCCGCCGGCCCCTCGCCGCAGGCCCGTGCGGTCGTTCGGCCGCAGGTCGGCGAAGCCCGCGTGCCACCCTGTGGGTTGGAATCGCCGGGCAGCGGGAAAGTCACGGTCAGGCAGCGAACGTGAGAGTGCGGTGAAGACCGCACCGGGAGACGAGGAGGACTGCCATGGCCTACTCCGTGATCCTCGGGATCGTGATCGTCGTACTTGTGGTCGCCGGGGTCATCGGTTCGTTCTGGAGCGCGGGCAGTCCGATCGCGGTGCGCCGCCGCCACGGACGTGACGGCGGCGCGGGATGACGCCACCCGGACAGCGCGACGAGGGCCGGGTGACGGCGGGGAGTCAGCCCGCGCTGCGGTGACCGCCGCCTCCGCCCCGCTTGCGTTCGTACATCTCGCGGCCCGCGGCCGACCGCTGCTTCCACTCGCGCCGCATTTCGGCGCGCAGCCGCTGGTCGGTGCGTGAGGCGATCCAGGCGTTCTCGCGCAGCAGCTTGCGGTAGCTGTCGAGCCGCCGGTGCTGCAGGGTGCCGTCGTCGAGCGCGGCCAGCACCGCGCAGCCCGGTTCCTTCTGGTGCGAGCAGTCCTGGAAGCGGCAGTCCGCGGCCAGTTGCTCGATCTCGGCGAAGACCTGGCCGACCCCGGACTCGGCGTCCCACAGCCCGACACCGCGCAGCCCCGGGGTGTCGATGAGCACCCCGCCGCCGGGAAGCGCCAGCAGGTCACGGGTGGTCGTGGTGTGCCGGCCCTTGCCGTCGGCGTCC includes:
- a CDS encoding LacI family transcriptional regulator → MSDPTFAARPTLEEVAARAGVSRATASRVVNGSEGVRAPLVERVRAAVDELGYVPNQAARTLVTRRNGAVAVVVAEPETRFFADPFFAQQVRGISKELTAHDNQLVLLLTEGAADYERVGRYLAGGHVDGALIFSLHDDDSLPVMARKAGVATVIGGRPGWSDAESGPTTLYVDCDNRGGARDAVRHLLNLGRRRIAHIAGPLDQTASIDRLDGFRDMLPHIDPAMIAEGDFTPEGGSQAMELLLERSPDLDAVFAASDMMASGALRVLRQRGLRVPQDVAVIGFDDIVSVAEWTDPPLTTIRQDIEEMGRMMARLLLRALEPSTPGTVSALTPIVTPTQLVVRASA